A stretch of the Papaver somniferum cultivar HN1 chromosome 6, ASM357369v1, whole genome shotgun sequence genome encodes the following:
- the LOC113291881 gene encoding F-box protein CPR1-like has translation MELPFIKSLTRNYPQQRTFTHGSCNGLILMENCTAKGSHINLCVWNPTTKVYKEIGKKFKKDSTPVKYGYGLGYNCDTDDYKIVRANLVYGDDTNNNGWICTGSRVQVYTLRSGLWKELPNIFPYNIYSYQDAFVNGALHWIALPCPGSAVELSSSLIVSFHIKGENFGEVPHPPHFNERFGFGPFGISLHVLGGCLCMVFSDPYNTEVWVMKDHKVRDSWTRLFIAKIPVEKTVKHFSMKLKWEFKNGKVLFEARSGDDAYFLIYDHYKSEVSKIYHIPEWRSSIETYVESLVSIPGTSEGEQEYPSLRKQAVRPVQKNKKAARKYHLVEKVCITNDREQHYIMPRKVTRKHMHKTCISRDMMSVNQADLPVLVKVLPRPNSYYDHV, from the coding sequence ATGGAACTGCCATTTATTAAATCTCTAACGCGTAACTATCCACAGCAAAGGACCTTCACTCATGGCTCTTgtaatggtttgattttgatggaaAACTGTACTGCTAAGGGAAGCCATATTAATCTTTGCGTTTGGAACCCGACTACGAAAGTTTATAAGGAAATAGGAAAGAAGTTCAAAAAAGATTCAACGCCAGTCAAATACGGATACGGGCTTGGTTATAATTGCGATACAGATGATTACAAGATTGTTAGAGCTAATCTTGTCTATGGTGATGATACTAATAATAATGGGTGGATTTGTACTGGTTCTAGAGTTCAAGTTTATACATTAAGGTCGGGTTTATGGAAGGAATTACCCAACATCTTTCCTTATAATATATATTCTTACCAGGATGCATTTGTTAATGGAGCACTTCACTGGATAGCATTGCCATGCCCTGGTTCCGCTGTTGAATTATCTAGCAGTTTAATTGTTTCTTTCCATATCAAAGGCGAGAATTTCGGAGAAGTTCCACATCCTCCACATTTCAATGAACGATTTGGTTTTGGACCTTTTGGTATATCATTACATGTTTTAGGAGGGTGCCTTTGTATGGTTTTCTCTGATCCTTATAATACTGAGGTATGGGTCATGAAGGATCACAAGGTGAGAGATTCCTGGACTAGATTGTTCATTGCTAAAATTCCTGTTGAAAAAACAGTGAAGCACTTCTCGATGAAGTTAAAATGGGAATTCAAGAATGGTAAAGTTTTATTTGAAGCCCGGTCAGGTGATGATGCTTATTTTCTGATATATGATCACTACAAATCTGAAGTTTCCAAGATCTATCACATCCCAGAATGGCGTAGCAGTATAGAAACTTATGTGGAGAGTCTGGTATCAATTCCCGGTACTTCTGAAGGGGAGCAAGAATATCCATCTTTACGAAAGCAAGCAGTAAGACCGGTCCAAAAAAATAAGAAAGCAGCAAGGAAGTATCATCTGGTAGAGAAAGTATGTATAACTAATGACAGAGAACAGCATTATATTATGCCACGTAAGGTGACCAGAAAACACATGCATAAAACATGTATATCTCGCGATATGATGAGTGTTAACCAAGCAGATTTACCTGTGCTCGTAAAGGTTCTTCCTCGTCCAAACTCATATTATGATCATGTTTAA